A single window of Thalassomonas viridans DNA harbors:
- a CDS encoding SctK family type III secretion system sorting platform protein produces the protein MENLIIKDEYSFKLMLRSNVDPLAEMHASWLSHLPHGELCLKLAANPQARGKLQEYLQNHYAWIRKYDFEAIRWPGQLAILPAEQLQEVLLYLGIWYCSQEIRHMINARDVAKIRNAIGENGYHFAVKLAPFLSGRGRESAKTGQQQNLLAEVLKEKKLPSFRHSSGKGAGAPEGKEAEQGIKQILQRIGLKLMFAELSLLAEPLRMRLFSKLPYTWYLERQQLQSDPLTVIEDSADALLIKRILVECLPQCSNMLQ, from the coding sequence ATGGAAAACCTGATCATTAAGGACGAGTACAGCTTTAAATTAATGCTGCGCAGCAATGTCGATCCCCTGGCCGAGATGCATGCCTCCTGGCTGAGCCATCTGCCCCATGGCGAGCTTTGCCTGAAACTGGCGGCAAATCCCCAGGCCAGGGGCAAGCTGCAGGAGTATCTGCAAAACCATTATGCCTGGATCAGAAAATATGATTTTGAAGCCATCCGCTGGCCGGGGCAGCTGGCCATATTGCCGGCAGAGCAATTGCAGGAAGTTTTGCTCTATCTGGGCATTTGGTACTGCTCGCAGGAAATCCGGCATATGATCAATGCCCGGGATGTGGCGAAAATACGCAATGCGATAGGCGAAAACGGTTACCATTTTGCCGTCAAGCTGGCACCGTTTCTGTCCGGTCGGGGCAGGGAAAGCGCTAAAACCGGGCAACAGCAAAACTTGCTTGCCGAAGTGTTAAAAGAGAAAAAGCTGCCTTCTTTCAGGCACAGCAGCGGCAAGGGAGCCGGTGCTCCTGAAGGCAAAGAGGCGGAGCAGGGCATTAAACAGATATTGCAGCGCATAGGGCTGAAATTGATGTTTGCCGAACTCAGCTTACTGGCGGAGCCGTTAAGAATGCGCCTGTTCAGCAAATTGCCCTATACCTGGTACCTGGAGCGGCAACAATTGCAATCGGATCCCCTAACGGTCATCGAGGACAGCGCCGATGCCCTGTTGATTAAACGAATTTTAGTGGAGTGCTTACCCCAATGTTCAAATATGCTGCAATAG
- a CDS encoding PEP-CTERM sorting domain-containing protein translates to MKSKLLQAGLLLSAGCFVNLASAGMLTSIDLVTDNGSWPTVPSGFVDGSAYDGFTLTVEGQAGEVMSDIHLTLNFSGLFDDSLAIDLDGDGTIDFALDFYNIHAQSPGYTPWSDAGDVANTVTRLTIGATGSSASVSVYDTDIILDSVNYDSFDNLAAITLEDLGFGAGGTILEGGRVTTSEMRFGYINTAGPGSGMPEITSESFSQGVDVPEPASAALLALAIMGLSVRRQKK, encoded by the coding sequence ATGAAATCAAAATTATTGCAGGCAGGATTACTCTTGTCCGCCGGTTGTTTTGTCAATCTGGCTTCTGCCGGCATGCTGACGTCAATTGATCTGGTTACCGACAACGGCAGCTGGCCGACGGTTCCGTCGGGCTTTGTCGATGGCTCAGCCTACGACGGTTTTACCTTAACGGTTGAAGGCCAGGCCGGTGAAGTGATGTCAGATATTCACCTGACGCTTAATTTTAGCGGCCTGTTTGACGACTCTCTTGCCATTGACCTTGACGGCGACGGCACTATTGATTTTGCTTTAGATTTTTATAATATCCATGCGCAATCGCCGGGGTACACTCCCTGGAGTGATGCCGGGGATGTGGCCAATACCGTTACCCGGTTAACTATCGGCGCCACCGGATCATCTGCGAGCGTTTCCGTATACGATACCGACATTATTCTCGACAGTGTTAATTATGACAGCTTTGACAACCTCGCCGCTATCACCCTGGAAGACCTCGGTTTTGGCGCAGGCGGCACCATTTTGGAAGGCGGCCGGGTAACCACCAGTGAAATGAGGTTTGGTTATATCAATACCGCCGGTCCAGGCAGCGGTATGCCGGAAATCACCTCAGAAAGCTTCAGTCAGGGAGTAGATGTGCCGGAGCCGGCTTCAGCTGCGCTCCTGGCGCTGGCAATAATGGGCTTAAGCGTGCGCAGGCAGAAAAAATAA
- the sctJ gene encoding type III secretion system inner membrane ring lipoprotein SctJ → MNKFIRCVLVIGMLLSLTACKSVLYSNLSEKEANKMLAILLEANIAAQKSDVRDEMVSLLVEESQMSRAIELLKRAGLPGRKFADIVDVFPEDGLISTPTAERARFMFALSQGISHTLSQIDGVIDARVHVVIPKESSKRSKKEDPSTASVFIKHLADVALDNSIPQIKLLVSSSVEGLEYDNVNVVLFPTAEVNDNAGQAALEQVLSVNVDPGSVARFWSITLTLLLLLIASVAFNLYTWLQQRKQQVATTELAAATAE, encoded by the coding sequence GTGAACAAATTCATCAGATGTGTGCTGGTAATCGGCATGTTACTGAGCTTAACCGCCTGTAAAAGCGTGTTATATTCCAACCTAAGCGAAAAGGAAGCCAACAAGATGCTGGCCATCCTGCTGGAAGCGAATATTGCCGCGCAAAAAAGCGATGTCAGGGATGAAATGGTGTCCTTGCTGGTGGAAGAAAGCCAGATGAGCCGGGCGATCGAGCTGTTAAAACGCGCCGGTTTGCCGGGACGGAAATTCGCCGATATCGTGGATGTTTTTCCGGAAGACGGCCTGATTTCCACTCCGACCGCCGAACGTGCCCGTTTTATGTTTGCCCTGTCGCAGGGGATCTCCCATACCCTGTCGCAAATCGACGGCGTTATCGATGCCCGGGTGCATGTGGTGATCCCGAAAGAGAGCTCAAAGCGCAGCAAAAAAGAAGATCCCTCTACCGCTTCCGTGTTTATTAAACACCTGGCGGATGTGGCCCTGGACAATTCCATCCCGCAAATTAAGCTGCTGGTGAGCAGTTCGGTTGAAGGCCTGGAATACGACAATGTTAATGTGGTGCTCTTTCCCACTGCTGAAGTTAACGATAATGCCGGGCAGGCGGCATTGGAGCAGGTACTGTCGGTGAATGTCGACCCCGGTTCAGTAGCAAGGTTCTGGTCAATCACTTTAACGTTATTATTGCTGCTGATCGCTTCTGTTGCCTTTAACCTTTACACCTGGTTGCAACAGCGCAAACAGCAGGTGGCGACAACAGAACTGGCTGCGGCAACGGCCGAGTAA
- the sctC gene encoding type III secretion system outer membrane ring subunit SctC produces the protein MTFLRYSLLLLCFFSQQALSSQPDWKGQKYGYMASGETLKEILREFASSYGIPANVSDSLDMPINGNFPENTAENILKQLSAISNMTWYYDGHMLHFYRTDESESAVVQLKYISTQELYQTMRVLPWWQLNAQWTALEQQKLIFVAGAPKFVEMVVKVAEMLDKEVRKQHEDKFVISTFRLQYASAIDYTYSYRGQEKQVPGVLSLLTDTLSGSQSGQVTRVKKPQPSLQGRLPVKPVKTGAAAQDGGQSSAPAFVEDEVSGPGGIKPFIKADHRLNAIVIGDTQANVDTYGELIKSLDVPLDQIEVNVTMVNIQTDDLSRLGVDWQYTSNDYAVNVGDISATGALATGELQLIAGAAGNLVSKIRALATEGKAKITSQPSVLTLDNYEAVLDNSNTFYVRISGEDVVDLFPVTVGTLVRVTPHIQRTFNGEEVRLDIQIEDGQQTEQSVDGIPVVTNTLINTQAVIGKNQSLLIGGYYYDSQGESVSQVPLLHRIPLLGNLFKSTSKTSVKMLRLFLISPHVVQASDMATDEQGAQLNTPSNFKLIK, from the coding sequence ATGACATTTTTACGTTACAGCTTATTGTTACTTTGCTTTTTCAGCCAGCAGGCGCTGAGCTCCCAGCCGGACTGGAAAGGACAAAAATACGGCTATATGGCCAGCGGCGAAACCCTTAAAGAAATTCTGCGGGAATTTGCCTCAAGTTACGGTATTCCCGCCAATGTCAGCGATTCGCTGGATATGCCCATCAACGGTAATTTCCCGGAAAATACCGCGGAAAATATTCTGAAGCAGTTATCCGCAATTAGCAATATGACCTGGTATTACGACGGCCATATGCTGCACTTTTACCGCACCGACGAGTCGGAAAGCGCCGTGGTGCAGTTAAAATATATCAGTACGCAGGAGCTGTACCAGACCATGCGGGTGCTGCCCTGGTGGCAGTTGAATGCCCAGTGGACCGCGCTGGAGCAGCAAAAACTGATCTTTGTTGCCGGTGCGCCGAAATTTGTCGAAATGGTGGTTAAGGTCGCGGAAATGCTGGACAAGGAAGTGCGCAAGCAACACGAAGACAAATTCGTTATCTCCACTTTCCGCCTGCAGTATGCCAGCGCCATCGATTACACCTACAGCTACCGCGGCCAGGAAAAGCAGGTTCCCGGCGTATTGAGCCTGCTGACCGATACCCTCTCGGGCAGCCAGAGCGGCCAGGTTACCCGGGTGAAAAAACCGCAGCCGTCGCTGCAGGGACGCCTGCCGGTAAAACCGGTTAAAACCGGCGCAGCAGCGCAAGATGGCGGGCAGAGCAGTGCGCCGGCGTTTGTGGAAGACGAGGTATCAGGTCCGGGGGGCATCAAGCCTTTTATCAAGGCGGATCATCGCCTTAATGCCATAGTGATAGGGGATACCCAGGCCAATGTCGATACCTACGGCGAACTGATCAAGTCCCTGGACGTGCCGCTGGATCAAATTGAAGTTAATGTCACTATGGTCAATATACAAACCGATGACCTCAGCAGGCTCGGGGTCGACTGGCAATACACCAGTAATGACTATGCCGTCAATGTCGGGGATATTTCTGCTACCGGCGCTTTGGCTACGGGTGAGCTACAGCTGATTGCCGGCGCCGCCGGCAACCTGGTGAGCAAAATCCGGGCGCTGGCCACAGAAGGCAAGGCAAAGATCACCTCGCAGCCGTCGGTATTGACCCTGGATAACTATGAAGCCGTGCTGGATAACAGCAATACCTTTTATGTGCGCATATCCGGTGAAGACGTGGTTGACCTTTTCCCGGTGACGGTCGGCACCCTGGTGCGGGTTACCCCCCATATCCAAAGGACCTTTAACGGCGAGGAGGTACGCCTGGATATCCAGATAGAAGACGGCCAGCAAACCGAGCAAAGCGTGGACGGTATTCCGGTAGTCACCAATACCCTGATCAATACCCAGGCGGTGATAGGTAAAAACCAGAGCCTGCTTATCGGCGGCTATTATTACGACTCTCAGGGGGAGTCGGTGAGCCAGGTGCCTTTACTGCACAGGATCCCTTTGTTGGGCAATCTGTTTAAAAGCACCTCGAAAACCTCGGTGAAAATGCTGCGGCTGTTTTTGATTTCACCGCATGTGGTCCAGGCATCGGATATGGCCACAGACGAGCAGGGGGCGCAGCTTAATACCCCGTCCAATTTTAAATTAATCAAGTAA
- a CDS encoding EscF/YscF/HrpA family type III secretion system needle major subunit: MSSFNTEAITNSMGKLFEEKDAKVRETSELDLTDTGNLLKFQQAIGEWGNATSLASTTMKSLSDAISGVIQKM; the protein is encoded by the coding sequence ATGAGCAGCTTTAATACCGAAGCCATTACCAACAGCATGGGCAAATTGTTTGAAGAAAAGGACGCCAAGGTCCGGGAAACGTCCGAGCTGGACTTAACCGACACCGGCAACCTGCTGAAATTCCAGCAGGCGATAGGCGAGTGGGGCAATGCCACCAGTTTGGCCAGTACCACCATGAAATCGTTAAGCGACGCCATCAGCGGCGTTATCCAAAAAATGTAG
- a CDS encoding MAPEG family protein — MEANMILQPVFVLALLTVVMSYWMCFTRIPAMIRLKIHPQKGQDSARLKELLPQEVNRVSNNYNHLFEQPTLFYAVAISIAALGHVDVFYVACAWVFVVLRIGHSLVQATVDRVMVRFVLFVMSWLVLTVMVVREAIAVFS, encoded by the coding sequence ATGGAAGCAAACATGATATTACAGCCGGTATTTGTACTGGCATTATTGACCGTAGTGATGAGTTACTGGATGTGTTTTACCCGGATCCCTGCGATGATCAGGCTGAAAATTCATCCGCAAAAAGGGCAGGATAGCGCCAGGCTAAAGGAGCTGTTGCCCCAGGAAGTGAACCGGGTATCAAACAATTACAATCACCTGTTTGAACAGCCGACCCTGTTTTATGCGGTGGCTATTTCTATCGCGGCCCTGGGGCATGTTGATGTTTTTTATGTCGCTTGCGCCTGGGTTTTTGTTGTCTTGCGCATCGGCCATTCCCTCGTACAGGCAACCGTTGATCGCGTGATGGTGCGTTTTGTACTCTTTGTTATGTCCTGGCTGGTACTGACCGTGATGGTGGTGCGCGAAGCTATTGCCGTTTTCAGCTAA
- the sctD gene encoding type III secretion system inner membrane ring subunit SctD yields MALASPQDKGLSASGIAYDEAAATAGDSPEQGQEQPAPKSGQFLAKWTLKVLSGVHLGAEIPLYHGSTRLGKAEDNDIVLSGDDLPDHLATLVCSGDEIFIEDLHDQQENYLAGQPLTLNKQALNKQAVKPFEVITLGLLHLVYGPRNEPWPEVELPKLQAQEPEPEPESGQTAPAAEAEQNEAAADEAQQSQGQTKAGVGKKRTPAVLAGALLAVTLGCGGVYLGFSSQVASEPAPLSQAEQRLQIRQNLQQALAAADLMHVSFSLNESKPLTLEGFVADNKQLEQVQQLVAGAGYPVKMNIRILSQLFNNLSYLLNVLGYPDLKVSYGEQAGDFVIGGYLADNSHWPALKTKLERDVAGVGHISANFDTLASRAAWLKTRLSEAGLDNLAVGKQAAAIVVRGEIAAGSLASWQQIEQEFNRRYLGLPKLEFAAQKIEKTIQEIKGVSLGAVPYIITTDGKRVITGGKLEGGYLIESIGPDRVVLSKAGKAMIYLIGGQHNE; encoded by the coding sequence ATGGCGTTAGCTTCTCCACAAGATAAGGGTTTATCCGCCAGCGGTATAGCATATGACGAGGCGGCAGCCACGGCCGGGGACAGCCCGGAGCAGGGGCAGGAACAACCAGCCCCCAAAAGCGGGCAATTCCTGGCGAAATGGACGCTGAAGGTTCTCTCAGGCGTACACTTAGGGGCGGAAATTCCCCTGTATCACGGCAGCACACGTTTAGGCAAAGCCGAAGACAACGACATAGTGTTATCCGGCGACGATTTGCCGGATCACCTGGCAACCCTGGTATGCAGCGGGGATGAGATCTTTATCGAAGATTTACATGATCAACAGGAAAATTACCTGGCGGGCCAGCCTTTAACGCTAAATAAACAGGCGCTAAATAAACAGGCGGTAAAACCCTTTGAAGTGATCACTTTAGGTTTGTTGCACCTGGTTTATGGTCCCAGAAATGAACCCTGGCCGGAGGTGGAGTTGCCTAAGCTTCAGGCGCAGGAGCCAGAGCCAGAGCCGGAATCCGGGCAGACAGCGCCGGCCGCCGAAGCCGAACAAAACGAAGCGGCGGCAGATGAAGCGCAGCAAAGCCAGGGCCAGACAAAAGCCGGGGTGGGGAAAAAGCGCACACCGGCCGTACTCGCCGGCGCCTTGCTGGCCGTAACCCTTGGCTGTGGCGGCGTTTATCTGGGGTTCTCATCCCAGGTCGCCAGTGAGCCGGCGCCGCTGAGCCAGGCAGAGCAGCGCCTGCAAATCCGCCAAAACCTGCAACAGGCGTTAGCCGCAGCGGATCTGATGCACGTCAGCTTTAGTCTGAACGAAAGCAAGCCCCTGACGTTGGAAGGTTTTGTGGCGGATAACAAGCAGCTGGAGCAAGTGCAGCAGCTGGTTGCCGGCGCCGGTTACCCGGTAAAAATGAATATCCGCATTTTGTCGCAACTTTTTAATAACCTGAGTTACTTACTTAATGTACTGGGTTATCCGGACCTGAAGGTGAGTTACGGTGAGCAGGCGGGAGATTTCGTTATCGGCGGTTACCTGGCAGATAACAGTCACTGGCCGGCGCTGAAAACCAAGCTGGAGCGGGATGTCGCCGGTGTCGGCCATATCAGCGCCAACTTTGACACCCTGGCATCCCGGGCCGCCTGGCTGAAAACCCGTTTATCCGAGGCCGGGCTGGATAACCTGGCAGTGGGCAAACAGGCAGCTGCCATTGTTGTCCGCGGTGAGATTGCTGCCGGCTCCCTGGCAAGCTGGCAGCAGATAGAGCAGGAGTTTAACCGGCGCTACCTGGGCCTGCCGAAACTGGAGTTTGCGGCGCAAAAGATAGAAAAAACCATACAGGAGATCAAAGGTGTCAGCCTGGGAGCCGTACCTTACATTATCACCACGGACGGCAAGCGGGTGATCACCGGCGGCAAGCTCGAAGGCGGTTACCTGATCGAGTCCATCGGTCCGGACCGGGTGGTGCTCAGCAAGGCCGGCAAAGCGATGATTTACCTTATTGGAGGACAACACAATGAATAA
- a CDS encoding RNA polymerase sigma factor gives MLNQNPTNQAHELELIKESKDGNGSALNQLLRNYKTRIYSFILSKGIKCHHDVEDLVQDTFIQIYKSITSFEFRSKFSSWVLGIALNIVRNHLNRSAQYKYNFVDSQDAVLVDNNVGDEPERSLVSKNAYKDVNKQIQQLPSQLGECLQMICIDGLSYADTANTLAISVSNLKSRIFRARKELSYS, from the coding sequence ATGCTTAACCAAAATCCAACCAATCAAGCCCATGAACTTGAACTGATCAAAGAATCCAAAGACGGCAATGGCAGTGCATTAAACCAATTATTGCGTAACTATAAAACCAGAATATATAGCTTCATTCTTTCTAAAGGCATCAAGTGCCACCATGATGTTGAGGATCTGGTGCAGGATACCTTTATCCAGATATACAAGAGCATTACCAGCTTTGAATTTCGTTCCAAGTTTTCCAGCTGGGTACTGGGCATAGCCCTGAACATTGTCCGCAACCATTTAAACCGCTCAGCCCAGTACAAGTATAACTTTGTCGACAGCCAGGATGCGGTGCTGGTTGACAACAATGTCGGCGATGAGCCCGAGCGCAGCCTGGTGTCCAAAAACGCCTACAAGGATGTGAACAAACAAATACAGCAGCTGCCGTCACAGTTAGGCGAATGCCTGCAGATGATCTGCATCGACGGCTTAAGTTATGCCGATACCGCCAATACCCTGGCAATTTCGGTTTCCAATCTGAAAAGCCGTATTTTCAGGGCGCGTAAAGAGCTGAGCTATAGCTGA
- a CDS encoding EscE/YscE/SsaE family type III secretion system needle protein co-chaperone, which translates to MNNWLKIPMEHEISNDFNGLFIREQKQTLMARESKVKQQMASGGTAEQFRQLELEKQALTAAQEVIDSVWNKLHQ; encoded by the coding sequence ATGAATAACTGGCTGAAAATCCCGATGGAACATGAGATCAGCAACGACTTTAACGGCCTGTTTATCCGCGAACAAAAGCAAACGTTGATGGCACGGGAAAGCAAGGTCAAACAGCAAATGGCCTCGGGAGGCACCGCCGAGCAATTCAGGCAGCTGGAACTGGAAAAGCAGGCCCTGACGGCGGCGCAGGAAGTGATCGACAGCGTCTGGAACAAATTACATCAGTGA
- the sctI gene encoding type III secretion system inner rod subunit SctI, translating to MATEAIGAVKAIETLAVNEAQGPAVPPPADVARMEAAMNNGQQQHRHQVEQAMPLEEISTKPPSDEQGSNIGDKVLDGLEKIKNVHEAEVESINVSLATPDLDVQSLMGLQMKLSRLSLQQDLIAKTASKSTQNLDTLLKTQ from the coding sequence ATGGCTACTGAAGCAATCGGCGCCGTTAAGGCGATAGAAACACTTGCCGTGAACGAAGCGCAGGGACCGGCGGTGCCGCCGCCGGCCGACGTGGCAAGGATGGAAGCGGCCATGAACAATGGCCAGCAGCAACACAGGCATCAGGTAGAGCAGGCCATGCCGCTGGAAGAAATCAGCACTAAGCCGCCGTCGGATGAGCAGGGCAGCAATATCGGCGATAAGGTGCTTGATGGCCTGGAAAAAATTAAGAATGTCCATGAGGCGGAAGTTGAAAGCATCAATGTTTCCCTGGCAACCCCGGATCTGGATGTCCAGAGCCTGATGGGGCTGCAAATGAAATTATCCCGCTTGAGCCTGCAGCAGGACTTGATCGCTAAAACCGCAAGTAAGAGTACGCAGAACCTGGACACTCTGCTGAAAACCCAATAA
- the sctL gene encoding type III secretion system stator protein SctL, with protein sequence MFKYAAIAQDKTLSVGQTATDDKIIKAETLARLNRADDIIGLAKQKSEKILIAAKKIYRQQHQLGYQEGLEQGKKELARLHLDATVKVQDFLHKVNDELVALVMVALRRIIDDLAPEEVTGKVIRQTLKTITDEKNITLRVAPELSIQLEAQLADMTADYPAVEYLHIEADHGLAGQQGCILETETGVVDALVETQLEVISKTLASHYST encoded by the coding sequence ATGTTCAAATATGCTGCAATAGCGCAAGATAAAACGCTTAGCGTCGGCCAAACGGCGACGGATGATAAGATTATTAAAGCGGAAACCCTTGCCCGGTTAAATCGCGCCGACGATATTATCGGCCTGGCAAAGCAGAAAAGCGAAAAGATCCTTATCGCGGCGAAAAAAATCTACCGCCAGCAACACCAGCTGGGTTATCAGGAAGGGTTAGAGCAGGGGAAAAAAGAGCTGGCCCGGCTGCATCTGGATGCCACGGTAAAAGTGCAGGATTTCCTGCATAAGGTTAACGATGAACTGGTGGCCCTGGTGATGGTGGCCCTGCGCCGTATTATCGATGACCTGGCCCCGGAGGAGGTTACGGGAAAAGTGATCAGACAAACCTTAAAGACCATTACCGACGAGAAAAATATTACCTTAAGGGTCGCTCCCGAATTATCTATACAACTGGAAGCGCAGCTGGCGGATATGACCGCCGATTATCCCGCGGTGGAATACTTGCATATAGAAGCCGATCATGGCCTGGCCGGACAGCAGGGCTGTATCCTGGAAACCGAAACCGGCGTTGTTGATGCCCTGGTTGAAACCCAGCTGGAAGTGATAAGCAAAACACTGGCCAGCCACTACAGCACCTGA
- a CDS encoding type III secretion system chaperone: MILENFVNTLCEKYKFAYFNSQIPDLGQDAFTLICDDLNLRYFEASGKFHLIAKIVDLPADEYEQSEALQRYLKMALTYLKRYPVSLVAEGQELIAFYQLPVRNVDYSQFESVVEEFLNAVAFFKQTESDEVEVSRPVMMLHP; the protein is encoded by the coding sequence ATGATTTTAGAAAATTTCGTCAACACACTTTGTGAAAAATACAAATTTGCCTACTTCAACAGCCAGATCCCGGATCTGGGGCAGGATGCTTTTACCCTGATCTGCGATGATCTTAACCTGCGCTATTTCGAGGCCTCGGGGAAATTCCACCTGATCGCCAAGATTGTTGATTTGCCCGCCGATGAATATGAGCAAAGCGAAGCGCTGCAGCGTTACCTGAAAATGGCGCTGACCTATCTCAAGCGTTATCCGGTATCCCTTGTGGCGGAAGGGCAAGAGCTTATTGCCTTCTACCAGCTCCCGGTGAGAAACGTCGACTACTCCCAGTTTGAGTCGGTTGTGGAAGAGTTTCTCAATGCAGTTGCCTTTTTCAAGCAAACAGAATCGGATGAGGTGGAAGTATCCCGTCCGGTCATGATGCTTCACCCTTAA
- a CDS encoding RNA polymerase sigma factor: MLNQASKNLDNEIELIEQSKAGNVSALNELMAHYQTRIYSFILAKGIKCHHDIEDLVQDTFIQIYKSITSFEFRSKFSSWVLGIALNIVRNHLNRSAKYKYNFVDVADTVLEDENVNSEPEQALITQQTIKTVNAQIQSLPEHLSECLQLTCVQGISYSLAANKLALSVANLKTRLFRARKELKHKICEPFLMTKQPSSYNSILSV; the protein is encoded by the coding sequence ATGTTGAATCAAGCCTCCAAAAATCTTGACAATGAAATCGAACTAATCGAACAATCCAAAGCCGGTAATGTCAGCGCCTTAAATGAATTAATGGCCCATTACCAGACCCGCATCTACAGCTTCATCCTGGCCAAAGGGATCAAGTGTCACCACGATATTGAGGACCTGGTCCAGGATACCTTTATCCAGATTTACAAAAGCATTACCAGCTTCGAGTTTCGCTCCAAGTTCTCCAGCTGGGTCTTAGGTATCGCCCTGAACATAGTGCGCAACCACCTGAACCGTTCCGCCAAGTACAAATACAACTTTGTCGATGTTGCCGATACTGTGCTTGAAGATGAAAACGTCAATAGTGAACCCGAACAGGCGCTGATCACTCAGCAAACCATTAAAACGGTCAATGCCCAGATCCAGTCCCTGCCGGAGCATTTAAGCGAATGCCTGCAATTGACCTGTGTCCAGGGGATCAGCTATTCACTGGCGGCCAATAAGCTGGCGCTGTCGGTTGCAAATTTGAAAACGCGCCTGTTCCGTGCCCGTAAAGAGCTTAAGCATAAGATCTGCGAACCGTTTTTGATGACAAAACAACCTAGTTCGTACAATTCGATACTTTCCGTATAA
- a CDS encoding PEP-CTERM sorting domain-containing protein codes for MKNIAFMKNLLAIVLASSLSFGANATFMTIEADGGFVMKDAGEYTLLDGSADPDQTDGVKHAGVRWGGDGAFSSLILENFTPDIDALDTAYMLSKLTHNNFVISAEFIWLTTAEILGDLSFTSTNTGGIASAIGSSIVTDAFTADATSDFNIGFKETFNQAVVGDCSPEDEDGVAGGPSHVFTSACDDYFDYSVDNTAPLPDTLPFTIPFYIDGVSYALEIYISFDADGSTMLPPGRIWTEEELSTDLYTFARLHAIPEPSTLAIFALTLMGLVFSQRRKAGK; via the coding sequence ATGAAAAATATTGCATTTATGAAAAATCTGCTTGCGATAGTTCTTGCTAGTTCGCTTTCTTTTGGAGCTAACGCGACCTTTATGACCATTGAAGCCGACGGCGGTTTCGTGATGAAAGATGCCGGAGAGTATACGCTGCTTGATGGCAGTGCGGATCCGGATCAAACAGACGGCGTTAAACATGCCGGCGTTCGTTGGGGGGGAGACGGGGCTTTCAGCTCTTTAATTTTGGAAAATTTTACCCCTGACATAGATGCGCTGGATACCGCCTATATGTTGTCGAAGTTAACCCACAATAACTTTGTGATCAGTGCGGAATTTATCTGGCTGACGACAGCTGAAATTTTAGGTGATCTTTCTTTTACCAGTACGAATACTGGTGGTATTGCCTCGGCTATTGGCAGCTCAATAGTGACCGATGCCTTTACCGCAGACGCTACCAGTGATTTCAATATTGGTTTTAAAGAAACCTTTAATCAGGCTGTTGTTGGTGATTGTAGTCCTGAAGATGAAGACGGTGTTGCCGGTGGACCCTCGCATGTCTTTACTTCAGCCTGTGACGACTATTTTGACTATAGCGTTGACAATACCGCGCCTCTGCCTGATACCCTGCCATTTACCATTCCTTTCTATATTGACGGGGTCAGCTATGCATTAGAAATTTACATTTCTTTTGATGCTGATGGCAGCACTATGTTACCGCCTGGACGTATCTGGACAGAGGAAGAACTCTCGACAGATCTTTACACTTTTGCTCGTTTACACGCTATACCCGAGCCTTCGACTTTGGCTATTTTTGCCCTGACTTTAATGGGATTGGTATTTTCCCAGCGAAGAAAAGCCGGCAAATAA